From Pseudomonas sp. G.S.17, the proteins below share one genomic window:
- a CDS encoding extracellular solute-binding protein has translation MIRPFLLLISLALSFPVCAAISESHGYAQFGVLKYPASFTHFDWVNPEAPKGGTLRMMAFGTFDTLNPYTFKGSSPISTGNFLQYGVSELNEPLMVGTGQYDPSGDEPTSSYGLIAQSVEFSEDRSWVVFNLRPQARFHDGKPITAYDVAFSYRTLLKDGHPQYRTALQEVQRVDILNRHRIRFVFKRAGNPLLILRLGELPVLPQHYWKGRDFKATTYEAPLGSGPYRITRVQPGRQLVFERVKDYWGKDLPVNRGKYNFDRVEVEFYRDSDVAFEAFKAGEFDIYIEHQAKNWATGYNFPAVASGDVIKAQIPHKIPTQTQGLFMNTRRATFADVKTREALGLMFNFEWTNRTLFSDAYKRSTSYYPNSEFSATGLPTGAEWLLLSQYREQLPPSLFTQPFAVSKTDGGGIPRETLRKALGLFGEAGWKLADQRLMNRDGQPLRFEILLVNPNLERILQPYIEDLRRIGIDARLRTVDRAQYKQRLDQFDFDMILMTLNQTLSPGLEQWQYFHSSQAAITGSKNYAGVANPVVDGLLNQLLAAPTRDTQVAAARALDRVLLSQHYSIPNWYLNNHRLAYRNRFAMVTTPPYTLGLRAWWLKPLEKTQ, from the coding sequence GTGATACGTCCCTTCCTGCTACTTATTAGTCTGGCCTTGAGCTTTCCCGTCTGCGCAGCCATCAGCGAAAGCCACGGCTATGCGCAATTCGGCGTACTCAAGTATCCGGCCAGCTTCACGCATTTCGACTGGGTAAATCCCGAGGCGCCGAAAGGTGGCACCTTGCGAATGATGGCTTTTGGCACGTTCGATACGCTTAACCCTTATACCTTCAAGGGCAGCAGCCCGATTTCCACCGGTAACTTCCTGCAATACGGCGTCAGTGAGCTCAACGAACCTCTGATGGTCGGCACCGGCCAGTACGATCCTTCCGGGGATGAGCCGACCTCAAGTTACGGCTTGATCGCACAGAGCGTGGAGTTCAGTGAAGATCGCAGCTGGGTGGTGTTCAACTTGCGCCCTCAGGCGCGTTTTCATGATGGCAAGCCGATTACCGCCTATGACGTGGCGTTTTCCTATCGCACGCTGCTGAAGGATGGCCATCCGCAATACCGCACGGCGTTGCAGGAAGTGCAGCGGGTCGACATCCTCAATCGACATCGCATTCGCTTCGTCTTCAAGCGCGCCGGGAATCCGCTGCTGATTCTGCGTCTGGGCGAGCTGCCCGTACTGCCGCAACACTATTGGAAAGGCCGCGACTTCAAGGCCACCACCTATGAAGCGCCGCTGGGCAGCGGCCCGTACCGCATCACGCGTGTGCAGCCCGGTCGCCAATTAGTGTTCGAACGGGTCAAGGATTACTGGGGCAAGGACTTGCCGGTCAATCGCGGCAAGTACAATTTTGATCGGGTCGAAGTCGAGTTCTATCGCGACAGCGATGTGGCCTTCGAAGCCTTCAAGGCCGGTGAATTCGACATCTATATCGAGCATCAGGCCAAGAATTGGGCTACCGGTTACAACTTCCCGGCCGTGGCCAGCGGCGATGTGATCAAGGCGCAAATCCCGCACAAGATCCCGACCCAGACCCAGGGTTTGTTCATGAACACCCGGCGCGCCACCTTCGCCGACGTCAAAACCCGCGAAGCACTGGGCTTGATGTTCAACTTCGAGTGGACCAACCGCACGCTGTTCAGCGATGCCTACAAGCGCTCGACCAGTTACTACCCCAACAGCGAGTTCTCCGCCACAGGTCTGCCGACGGGCGCGGAATGGCTGCTGCTGTCGCAGTATCGCGAGCAACTGCCGCCGAGCCTGTTCACCCAGCCCTTTGCAGTATCGAAAACCGATGGCGGCGGCATCCCACGGGAAACCCTGCGCAAGGCATTGGGGCTGTTCGGCGAAGCGGGCTGGAAACTGGCGGATCAGCGCCTGATGAATCGTGATGGCCAACCGTTGCGCTTCGAGATCCTGCTGGTCAACCCGAATCTCGAACGCATTCTGCAACCCTATATCGAAGACCTGCGGCGCATCGGCATTGACGCGCGGCTGCGCACGGTGGATCGCGCCCAGTACAAGCAGCGCCTGGATCAGTTCGATTTCGACATGATTCTCATGACGCTGAACCAGACCCTCAGCCCTGGCCTGGAGCAATGGCAATATTTCCATTCCAGCCAGGCTGCGATTACCGGCAGCAAGAATTACGCCGGTGTCGCCAACCCGGTGGTCGACGGCCTGCTCAATCAATTGCTCGCCGCGCCAACCCGCGACACCCAGGTAGCGGCCGCCCGCGCACTGGACCGGGTCCTGTTGTCGCAGCATTACAGCATTCCGAACTGGTACCTCAACAATCATCGCCTGGCGTACCGCAACCGGTTCGCCATGGTCACCACCCCGCCCTATACGTTGGGGTTGCGCGCGTGGTGGCTCAAGCCCCTGGAGAAGACTCAATGA
- a CDS encoding extracellular solute-binding protein, whose amino-acid sequence MTVLRSLLKQAGGLFLAGVACTAQAVPLHAVTMYDEAPKYPANFTHFDYVNPDAPKGGLFRQAGFGSFDSLNPFINKGTAADDVGMIYDTLARSSLDEPMTEYGLIASKIEKAPDNSWVRFYLRPQARFHDGHPIRAEDVEFSFNTLIKDGTPMYRAYYAGVDKVVVEDPLRVLFKFKDNQSRELPLILGQLPVLPKHFWATREFTKGNLEFPLGSGPYKVAEVNAGRSVRYERVKDYWAKDLPVNRGQFNFDVMSYDYYRDMDVALQAGKAGQFDYWLETSAKNWATAYDTPAVREGRLIKEELPNGNPQGMQGFVMNLRRPLFQDPKVREALTLLLDFEWTNKQMFNGSYSRTKSYFDNSEMAASGLPSAEELKILDPWRGKIPERVFSEPFQLPVNDGSGMIRPQLRRAFQLLQEAGWTIKNDKMSDADGNPMKLEFLLAQTQFERILLPYKRNLSDLGIELTIRRVDASEYINRLRSRDYDMIVSSFPQSSSPGNEQREYFHSVSADRTGSRNFMGLKDPAVDSLVDGLINANSRQSLVDHARAMDRVLLWGFYVLPNWHIKTWRVAYWDHIAHPGVKALSDIGTNTWWYKPDARPAEPQQTGDAPASAEQ is encoded by the coding sequence ATGACCGTTTTGCGTTCCCTGCTGAAGCAGGCTGGCGGCCTCTTCCTCGCCGGCGTGGCCTGCACAGCTCAGGCAGTGCCTCTGCACGCCGTGACCATGTACGACGAAGCGCCCAAGTACCCGGCCAACTTCACGCACTTCGATTACGTCAACCCCGATGCACCCAAGGGCGGGCTCTTCCGCCAGGCGGGTTTCGGCAGCTTCGACAGCCTCAACCCGTTCATCAACAAGGGCACGGCCGCCGATGACGTCGGCATGATCTACGACACATTGGCCCGCTCCAGCCTGGACGAGCCGATGACCGAATACGGCCTGATTGCCAGCAAGATCGAAAAGGCTCCGGATAACAGCTGGGTGCGCTTTTACCTGCGTCCGCAGGCACGCTTCCATGACGGCCACCCGATCCGCGCCGAAGACGTGGAGTTTTCCTTCAACACCCTGATCAAAGATGGCACCCCGATGTACCGCGCCTATTACGCCGGCGTCGACAAGGTGGTCGTCGAAGATCCGCTGCGGGTGCTTTTCAAGTTCAAGGACAACCAAAGCCGGGAATTGCCGTTGATCCTCGGCCAGTTGCCCGTGCTTCCCAAACATTTCTGGGCCACCCGCGAATTCACCAAGGGCAACCTCGAATTTCCGCTGGGCAGCGGCCCCTACAAGGTCGCCGAGGTTAACGCCGGCCGCTCAGTGCGTTACGAGCGAGTCAAGGACTATTGGGCCAAGGACCTGCCGGTCAACCGTGGGCAGTTCAACTTCGATGTGATGAGCTACGACTATTACCGGGACATGGACGTGGCCCTCCAGGCCGGCAAGGCCGGGCAGTTCGACTATTGGCTGGAAACCAGCGCGAAGAACTGGGCAACCGCCTACGACACGCCCGCAGTTCGCGAAGGCCGACTCATCAAGGAGGAACTGCCCAACGGCAACCCACAAGGCATGCAGGGCTTTGTCATGAACCTGCGGCGCCCGCTGTTCCAGGATCCAAAGGTGCGTGAGGCGCTGACCCTGCTGCTCGACTTCGAATGGACCAACAAACAAATGTTCAATGGTTCGTACAGCCGGACCAAGAGCTATTTCGACAACTCGGAAATGGCCGCCAGCGGCCTGCCGTCCGCCGAGGAACTGAAAATCCTCGACCCCTGGCGCGGCAAGATCCCCGAACGCGTGTTCAGCGAACCTTTCCAACTGCCGGTCAACGACGGCAGCGGCATGATTCGTCCGCAATTGCGGCGTGCCTTCCAGTTATTGCAGGAAGCGGGTTGGACCATCAAGAACGACAAGATGAGTGATGCCGACGGCAACCCGATGAAACTGGAGTTTCTTCTGGCCCAGACCCAATTCGAACGCATCCTGCTGCCCTACAAACGCAACCTCAGCGATCTGGGTATTGAACTGACCATCCGCAGGGTCGACGCATCGGAATACATCAACCGCCTGCGCTCGCGGGACTACGACATGATCGTCAGCAGCTTTCCCCAGTCCAGCTCGCCGGGCAATGAACAACGCGAGTACTTTCACTCAGTCAGTGCCGACCGGACCGGCAGCCGCAATTTCATGGGACTCAAAGACCCGGCGGTAGACAGCCTGGTGGACGGCCTGATCAACGCCAACTCCCGACAGAGTCTGGTCGACCATGCACGGGCTATGGATCGGGTGCTGCTATGGGGTTTCTACGTGCTGCCGAACTGGCACATCAAAACCTGGCGTGTCGCGTATTGGGATCACATCGCCCATCCCGGCGTAAAAGCACTATCGGACATCGGCACCAACACCTGGTGGTACAAACCTGATGCCCGTCCGGCGGAGCCCCAACAAACGGGCGATGCGCCTGCCAGTGCGGAGCAATAA
- a CDS encoding microcin C ABC transporter permease YejB has protein sequence MLAYIFRRLLLIIPTLFGILLINFVIIQAAPGGPVEQMIAKLEGFEGATSRIAGGGAEVSVAGSTYRGAQGLDPGLVKEIEHMYGFDKSAPERLWIMIKNYAHLDFGDSFFRDAKVIDLIIEKMPVSISLGLWSTLIMYLVSIPLGIAKATRHGSHFDVWTSSLIIVGYAIPAFLFAILLIVVFAGGSYLDWFPLRGLTSNNFDELSTGGKILDYFWHLVLPVTALVIGNFATMTLLTKNSFLDEIGKQYVITAKAKGLSNHRVLYGHVFRNAMLLVIAGFPSAFIGIFFTGSLLVEVIFSLDGLGLMSFEAAINRDYPVVFGTLFIFTLLGLVVKLIGDITYTLVDPRIDFESRKH, from the coding sequence ATGCTGGCTTATATATTTCGGCGGCTGCTGCTGATCATTCCGACCCTGTTCGGCATCCTGCTCATCAACTTCGTGATCATCCAGGCCGCGCCCGGCGGCCCGGTGGAACAGATGATCGCCAAACTCGAAGGTTTCGAGGGCGCCACCAGCCGCATCGCCGGTGGCGGTGCCGAGGTTTCGGTGGCGGGCTCGACCTATCGCGGCGCCCAGGGCCTGGATCCCGGCCTGGTCAAAGAGATCGAGCACATGTACGGCTTCGACAAGTCGGCGCCGGAACGCCTGTGGATCATGATCAAGAATTACGCGCACCTGGATTTTGGCGACAGCTTCTTTCGGGACGCCAAGGTCATCGACCTGATCATCGAGAAAATGCCGGTGTCCATTTCCCTCGGGTTATGGAGCACGCTGATCATGTACCTGGTGTCGATCCCGCTGGGCATCGCCAAGGCGACCCGACACGGCAGTCATTTCGACGTATGGACCAGTTCGCTGATCATCGTCGGTTACGCAATTCCGGCGTTCCTCTTCGCCATCCTGTTGATCGTGGTATTTGCCGGCGGCAGTTATCTGGACTGGTTCCCGTTGCGCGGCCTGACCTCGAACAACTTCGACGAACTGAGCACCGGCGGCAAGATTCTCGACTACTTCTGGCATCTGGTGCTGCCCGTCACCGCTCTGGTGATCGGCAACTTCGCCACCATGACCCTGTTGACCAAGAACAGCTTCCTCGACGAAATCGGCAAGCAATACGTGATCACCGCCAAGGCCAAGGGCTTGAGCAACCATCGCGTGCTGTACGGCCATGTGTTCCGCAACGCCATGCTGCTGGTGATCGCTGGCTTCCCTTCCGCGTTCATCGGCATCTTCTTCACTGGCTCGCTGTTGGTCGAGGTGATCTTTTCCCTGGACGGCCTGGGGCTGATGAGTTTCGAAGCCGCCATCAACCGTGATTACCCGGTGGTGTTCGGCACGCTGTTCATTTTCACCTTGCTGGGTTTGGTGGTGAAGCTGATCGGCGACATCACTTACACGCTGGTAGACCCGCGCATCGACTTTGAAAGCAGGAAACATTGA
- a CDS encoding microcin C ABC transporter permease produces the protein MKLSPLNRRRFERFKANKRGWWSLWLFLILFGLSLGAELIANDKPLAVRYDGSWYFPVLERYPETTFGGEFPLEANYKSPYIKELLAAKNGWVLWAPIPFSYQSINYDLKVPAPAPPSAENLFGTDDQGRDVLARVIYGFRVSVLFALTLTILSSIIGVIAGALQGFYGGWVDLLGQRFLEIWSGLPVLYLLIILASFVQPNFWWLLGIMLLFSWMSLVDVVRAEFLRGRNLEYVRAARALGMENGAIMFRHILPNAMVSTMTFMPFILTGAIGTLTALDFLGFGLPAGSPSLGELVAQGKSNLQAPWLGISAFAVLALMLSLLVFIGESARDAFDPRK, from the coding sequence ATGAAGTTGTCTCCTCTCAATCGTCGCCGCTTCGAACGTTTCAAGGCCAACAAGCGGGGCTGGTGGTCGTTGTGGCTGTTTTTGATCCTGTTCGGCCTGAGCCTGGGCGCGGAACTGATCGCCAACGACAAACCGCTGGCCGTGCGCTATGACGGCAGCTGGTATTTCCCGGTACTTGAGCGCTACCCGGAAACCACGTTCGGCGGGGAATTCCCCCTGGAAGCCAACTACAAAAGCCCTTACATCAAGGAACTGCTGGCCGCCAAGAATGGCTGGGTGTTGTGGGCGCCGATTCCGTTCAGCTACCAGAGCATCAATTACGACCTGAAAGTCCCGGCACCCGCGCCGCCATCGGCAGAAAATCTGTTTGGCACCGATGACCAGGGCCGCGACGTGTTGGCGCGAGTCATCTATGGCTTTCGGGTTTCGGTGCTGTTTGCCCTGACCCTGACCATCCTCAGTTCGATCATCGGCGTGATTGCCGGTGCCTTGCAGGGCTTTTACGGCGGCTGGGTGGACCTGCTCGGGCAGCGCTTCCTGGAAATCTGGTCGGGACTGCCGGTGCTGTATCTGCTGATCATTCTCGCCAGCTTCGTGCAGCCCAACTTCTGGTGGCTGCTGGGCATCATGCTGCTGTTTTCCTGGATGAGCCTGGTGGACGTGGTGCGCGCCGAATTCCTGCGTGGGCGCAATCTGGAATACGTGCGCGCCGCCCGGGCGCTGGGCATGGAGAACGGCGCGATCATGTTTCGCCATATCCTGCCAAACGCCATGGTTTCGACCATGACGTTCATGCCGTTCATCCTCACTGGTGCTATCGGCACCCTGACGGCGCTGGATTTCCTCGGCTTCGGCTTGCCGGCTGGCTCGCCATCGCTGGGCGAACTGGTAGCACAGGGCAAATCCAACCTGCAGGCACCGTGGCTCGGCATCAGCGCCTTCGCCGTGCTGGCCTTGATGCTCAGCCTGCTGGTGTTTATCGGTGAATCCGCCCGCGACGCTTTCGACCCAAGGAAATGA
- a CDS encoding ABC transporter ATP-binding protein: protein MNNDNLIEIRDLAVEFVAGEGCQRVVEGISFDIRRGETLALVGESGSGKSVTAHSILRLLPYPLARHPRGTIHYAGQDLLTLSEKKLRAIRGNKIAMIFQEPMTSLNPLQSIEKQINEVLGLHKGLMGKAATQRTLELLELVGIPEPQKRLKALPHELSGGQRQRVMIAMALANEPELLIADEPTTALDVTVQLKILELLKELQARLGMALLLISHDLNVVKQIANRVCVMQRGCIVEQASCEELFRSPQHPYTKILLSAEPSGGPADNPAGAPLVEVEDLRVWFPIKKGLLKRTVDHVKAVDGVQFSLPQGQTLGIVGESGSGKSTMGLAILRLIGSQGIIRFQGKTLDCLSQQQIRPLRRQMQVVFQDPFGSLSPRMSVGEIVGEGLRIHRLGTAAEQEMAIIAALREVGLDPETRHRYPHEFSGGQRQRIAIARALVLKPALILLDEPTSALDRTVQRQVVELLRSLQTKYNLTYLFISHDLAVVKALSHQLMVVKQGQVVEQGDAQAIFAAPQHPYTQQLLEAAFLAPVAVD, encoded by the coding sequence ATGAACAATGACAATCTGATCGAGATTCGCGATCTGGCCGTCGAGTTCGTGGCGGGCGAAGGCTGTCAGCGCGTGGTCGAAGGCATCAGCTTTGATATCCGCCGTGGCGAAACCCTCGCGCTGGTGGGTGAAAGTGGCTCCGGCAAATCAGTGACGGCGCATTCGATCCTGCGCCTGCTGCCCTACCCGCTCGCCCGTCACCCCCGCGGCACGATTCATTATGCCGGCCAGGATTTGCTGACCCTGAGCGAGAAAAAACTGCGGGCGATTCGTGGCAACAAAATCGCCATGATCTTTCAGGAGCCGATGACCTCGCTGAACCCGCTGCAATCCATCGAAAAGCAGATCAACGAGGTTCTCGGCCTGCACAAAGGCCTGATGGGCAAGGCCGCCACACAGCGCACCCTGGAGCTACTGGAGCTGGTAGGCATACCCGAGCCGCAAAAAAGACTCAAAGCCCTGCCACACGAGCTCTCAGGTGGTCAGCGCCAGCGTGTGATGATTGCCATGGCCCTGGCCAACGAGCCCGAGCTGTTGATCGCCGATGAACCGACCACCGCACTCGACGTTACGGTGCAGCTGAAAATCCTCGAATTGCTCAAGGAATTGCAGGCCCGATTGGGCATGGCGCTGCTGCTGATCAGCCATGACCTGAACGTGGTCAAGCAAATAGCCAATCGCGTATGTGTCATGCAGCGCGGTTGCATCGTCGAACAAGCATCCTGTGAGGAGCTGTTCCGTTCGCCTCAGCATCCGTACACGAAAATTTTGCTGAGTGCGGAGCCCAGCGGCGGTCCGGCGGACAATCCGGCCGGTGCGCCATTGGTGGAAGTGGAGGACTTGCGGGTCTGGTTTCCGATCAAGAAAGGTCTGCTGAAACGGACCGTGGATCATGTCAAAGCGGTGGACGGCGTGCAGTTCAGCCTGCCGCAAGGGCAAACGCTGGGGATTGTCGGCGAAAGCGGTTCGGGCAAATCGACCATGGGCCTGGCGATTCTCCGGCTGATCGGTAGCCAGGGCATCATACGGTTTCAGGGCAAAACGCTAGACTGCCTGTCGCAGCAGCAGATTCGTCCGTTGCGCCGACAGATGCAGGTGGTGTTCCAGGACCCGTTCGGCAGCCTGAGCCCGCGGATGTCGGTGGGTGAAATCGTCGGCGAAGGCCTGCGTATCCATCGCCTGGGCACAGCGGCCGAGCAGGAGATGGCGATCATCGCGGCGCTCAGGGAAGTAGGTCTGGATCCGGAAACCCGGCACCGCTACCCCCACGAGTTTTCCGGTGGGCAGCGGCAGAGAATCGCCATTGCCCGGGCATTAGTGTTAAAACCGGCGCTGATTTTGCTGGACGAGCCCACTTCGGCGCTCGACCGGACAGTCCAGCGTCAGGTAGTGGAGCTGCTGCGGTCACTGCAAACCAAGTACAACCTGACGTATTTGTTCATCAGCCATGACCTGGCGGTCGTCAAAGCGCTTAGCCATCAATTGATGGTGGTCAAGCAGGGCCAAGTGGTCGAACAGGGTGACGCGCAAGCTATCTTTGCCGCACCGCAACATCCTTATACACAGCAGCTGCTGGAAGCCGCCTTTTTGGCGCCGGTAGCTGTCGATTAA
- the fabI gene encoding enoyl-ACP reductase FabI — protein sequence MGFLAGKRVLIVGVASKLSIASGIAAAMHREGAELAFTYQNDKLKGRVEEFAAGWGSNPELCFPCDVASDEEIAKVFEELSKKWDGLDVIVHSVGFAPGDQLDGDFTQATTREGFRIAHDISAYSFVALAKAGREMMKGRNGSLLTLSYLGAERTMPNYNVMGMAKASLEAGVRYLAGSLGPEGTRVNAVSAGPIRTLAASGIKNFRKMLAANEAQTPLRRNVTIDEVGNAGAFLCSDLASGISGEIMYVDGGFNTTAMGNLEE from the coding sequence ATGGGTTTTCTCGCCGGTAAGCGCGTCCTGATCGTCGGTGTCGCTAGCAAACTGTCCATCGCATCCGGCATCGCTGCCGCCATGCATCGCGAGGGTGCAGAGCTTGCCTTCACCTATCAGAACGACAAACTCAAAGGTCGTGTCGAAGAATTCGCCGCAGGCTGGGGCTCCAATCCTGAGCTGTGCTTCCCTTGCGACGTCGCCAGCGACGAAGAGATCGCCAAGGTCTTCGAAGAACTGAGCAAGAAGTGGGACGGCCTGGACGTGATCGTTCACTCCGTAGGCTTTGCACCGGGCGACCAGCTCGACGGCGACTTCACCCAGGCCACCACCCGCGAAGGCTTCCGCATCGCGCACGACATCAGCGCCTACAGCTTCGTGGCCCTGGCCAAGGCCGGCCGCGAAATGATGAAAGGCCGCAATGGCAGCCTGCTGACCCTGTCGTATCTGGGCGCAGAACGCACCATGCCTAACTACAACGTGATGGGCATGGCCAAGGCCAGCCTGGAAGCGGGCGTACGTTATCTGGCCGGCAGCCTTGGCCCGGAAGGCACGCGCGTCAACGCAGTATCGGCTGGCCCGATCCGCACCCTCGCCGCTTCGGGGATCAAGAACTTCCGCAAGATGCTGGCAGCCAACGAAGCGCAGACCCCACTGCGTCGCAACGTGACCATCGATGAAGTCGGCAACGCCGGCGCGTTCCTGTGCTCGGACCTGGCGTCCGGCATCAGCGGCGAAATCATGTACGTCGACGGCGGCTTCAACACCACCGCGATGGGCAACCTGGAAGAGTAA
- a CDS encoding type II toxin-antitoxin system RelE/ParE family toxin, translating into MCVEWLKTALKNLDDEAAYIALDNPAAAATFVLAIQASVEHLCRFPAMGREGRIPGTREWPLPDLPYLIPYRIRGGRLQVLRVFHTRRLPPTTW; encoded by the coding sequence ATGTGCGTTGAGTGGCTAAAAACTGCACTGAAAAATCTGGATGACGAAGCCGCTTACATTGCATTAGATAATCCCGCCGCCGCCGCAACTTTCGTTCTGGCCATACAGGCAAGTGTTGAACACCTCTGCCGGTTTCCAGCAATGGGCCGTGAGGGGCGTATTCCTGGAACACGAGAGTGGCCACTTCCCGACCTGCCATACCTCATACCTTATCGAATTCGCGGCGGGCGCCTGCAGGTGTTGCGCGTTTTCCATACGCGTCGCCTGCCACCGACTACATGGTAG
- a CDS encoding ribbon-helix-helix protein, CopG family: MSVMSLRLPDEMADTLAILAKATGRSKSFLAIDALREYLAREAWQISEIQRAVEEADAGDFATEGEVTAVMEKWTNNVR, from the coding sequence ATGTCCGTTATGTCCCTAAGGCTGCCAGACGAGATGGCAGATACCCTGGCGATTCTTGCCAAAGCTACAGGCCGAAGCAAATCGTTCCTGGCCATCGATGCCCTGCGTGAATATCTGGCCCGCGAAGCCTGGCAAATTTCGGAAATCCAGCGCGCAGTCGAAGAAGCCGATGCTGGTGACTTTGCGACTGAAGGAGAAGTCACTGCCGTCATGGAGAAGTGGACGAACAATGTGCGTTGA
- a CDS encoding SurA N-terminal domain-containing protein: MLQNIRDNSQGWIAKTIIGVIIALMALTGFDALFSATSTKQDAAKVNGDEITKTELSQAIDMQRRQLMQQLGKDFDPALLDEKMLHDAALKGLVDRKLLLQGAAKAKFSFSETALDQQILQTPEFQVDGKFNADRFDQVIRQLGFTRLQFRQMLAQEMLIGQVRAGVAGSAFVTDAQVEAFARLEKQTRDFATLTLAADTTAAKVTDDEIKAHYDEHAKEFLSPEQVVLDYVELKKSSFFDKVQVKDEDLQAAYQKEISNLAEQRRAAHILIEVSDKLNEEQAKAKIEEIQQRLAKGEDFAALAKEFSQDPGSASKGGDLGYAGKGVYDPAFEEALYALNKDQVSAPVQSSYGWHLIKLLGVEAPSVPTFASLKGKLTNDLKSQQVEQRFVEATKQLEDSAFESSDLVQPAQDLGLKVQTTAPFGREGGEGLTANRAVLQAAFSPEVLEEGSNSNALELDPETVVVVHSREHRQPEQLPLESVASVIRAQLIKQHASAAVKAKGDALLAGLRDGKVPVAAKQDGQSWKVMEAVTRSQEGVEPAVLQALFRMPKPEGKDKPAFTSLTLADGSYVVVRLNGVNQAAAPSEEEKTQYRRFLASRAGQQDFAAYRAQLESKAKIERF, translated from the coding sequence ATGCTGCAGAATATCAGGGACAATTCACAGGGCTGGATTGCCAAGACCATTATCGGCGTCATCATTGCCTTGATGGCTTTGACGGGATTCGACGCTCTTTTTTCGGCGACCAGCACCAAGCAGGACGCCGCCAAGGTCAACGGTGATGAGATCACCAAGACCGAGCTGAGCCAGGCAATCGATATGCAACGTCGTCAGCTCATGCAGCAGTTGGGCAAGGATTTCGATCCTGCTCTGCTCGACGAGAAAATGCTGCACGACGCCGCCTTGAAAGGTCTGGTTGACCGCAAGCTGCTGTTGCAAGGTGCCGCCAAGGCGAAGTTTTCCTTCTCGGAAACTGCACTGGATCAACAGATCCTGCAGACACCCGAGTTTCAGGTGGATGGCAAATTCAACGCCGACCGTTTCGATCAGGTGATTCGTCAGCTGGGCTTTACCCGGCTGCAGTTCCGCCAGATGCTCGCTCAGGAAATGCTGATTGGTCAGGTGCGTGCTGGCGTCGCTGGCAGTGCTTTTGTGACCGACGCTCAAGTCGAAGCGTTTGCCCGTCTGGAAAAACAGACCCGGGATTTCGCAACGCTGACGCTGGCTGCCGATACCACAGCAGCCAAGGTTACCGACGACGAGATCAAGGCGCATTACGACGAACACGCCAAAGAGTTCTTGAGCCCGGAACAGGTCGTACTTGATTACGTCGAGCTGAAGAAGTCTTCCTTCTTCGACAAGGTGCAGGTCAAGGACGAAGATCTCCAGGCGGCCTATCAGAAAGAAATTTCCAATCTGGCCGAGCAGCGTCGTGCAGCGCACATCCTGATCGAAGTCAGCGACAAGCTGAACGAAGAGCAGGCCAAGGCGAAGATTGAAGAAATTCAGCAGCGTCTGGCCAAAGGTGAAGATTTCGCGGCCCTGGCCAAGGAATTCTCCCAGGATCCGGGTTCGGCATCCAAAGGCGGCGATCTGGGTTACGCAGGCAAGGGTGTTTACGATCCGGCCTTTGAAGAGGCGCTGTATGCCTTGAACAAAGATCAGGTTTCGGCGCCAGTGCAAAGTTCCTACGGTTGGCATTTGATCAAGTTGTTGGGTGTGGAAGCGCCGTCGGTGCCTACGTTTGCCAGCCTGAAGGGCAAGCTCACCAACGACCTGAAATCCCAGCAGGTTGAGCAGCGCTTCGTGGAAGCGACCAAGCAGCTTGAGGATTCGGCGTTCGAATCGTCCGATCTGGTGCAGCCGGCTCAGGATCTGGGTCTGAAAGTCCAGACTACCGCACCGTTTGGTCGTGAAGGCGGCGAAGGTCTGACGGCTAACCGCGCGGTGCTGCAGGCTGCGTTCAGCCCTGAAGTGCTGGAAGAAGGGTCCAACAGCAACGCGCTGGAACTGGATCCGGAAACCGTGGTGGTTGTGCACTCCAGGGAGCACCGTCAACCTGAGCAATTGCCGCTGGAAAGCGTTGCCAGTGTGATTCGTGCTCAGCTGATCAAGCAACACGCCAGCGCCGCCGTCAAAGCCAAGGGCGATGCTCTGCTGGCCGGTCTGCGCGATGGCAAGGTTCCAGTGGCCGCCAAACAGGATGGTCAGAGCTGGAAGGTCATGGAAGCGGTGACTCGCAGTCAGGAGGGCGTTGAGCCTGCGGTGCTGCAAGCGCTGTTCCGCATGCCCAAGCCTGAAGGCAAGGATAAACCTGCTTTCACCAGCCTGACGCTGGCCGACGGCAGCTATGTGGTTGTGCGCCTCAACGGTGTCAATCAAGCGGCTGCGCCGTCTGAAGAAGAGAAAACGCAATACCGTCGTTTCCTGGCATCCCGTGCCGGCCAGCAGGATTTTGCTGCTTACCGTGCGCAACTGGAAAGCAAGGCGAAGATCGAGCGGTTCTGA